A genomic window from Lotus japonicus ecotype B-129 chromosome 1, LjGifu_v1.2 includes:
- the LOC130730805 gene encoding NDR1/HIN1-like protein 1 — MSVKTCDHHKGKKKKIFRRIFWGIVIFLFIVLVTILIIWAILKPNKPTFTLQDVTVYAFNATMANFLTSNFQVTLSARNPNDKIGVYYDRLDAYITYQSQQVTYRTAIPPSYQGHKEMDVWSPFVYGTNVPVAPYNFVTLSQDQANGNVLVTVKVDGKVRWKVGAFVTGHYHLNVRCPAFITFGARSNGVAVGDSGAVKYQLVQRCSVSV, encoded by the coding sequence ATGTCGGTGAAGACGTGCGACCACCacaaggggaagaagaagaaaatcttCCGGCGAATCTTCTGGGGCATCGTGATCTTCCTCTTCATCGTCCTCGTAACAATCCTAATCATCTGGGCAATCCTGAAGCCCAATAAACCCACCTTCACACTCCAAGACGTAACCGTCTACGCCTTCAACGCCACAATGGCCAACTTCCTCACCTCCAACTTCCAAGTCACGCTCTCCGCCCGCAACCCCAACGACAAGATCGGCGTCTACTACGACCGCCTTGACGCCTACATCACCTACCAGAGCCAGCAAGTCACCTACCGCACCGCCATCCCTCCGTCGTACCAGGGCCACAAGGAGATGGACGTTTGGTCCCCGTTTGTATACGGCACCAACGTCCCGGTGGCTCCCTACAATTTTGTTACTCTAAGCCAGGACCAGGCCAACGGTAACGTCCTCGTCACCGTTAAAGTTGACGGCAAGGTTCGATGGAAGGTCGGCGCTTTTGTCACCGGCCACTACCACCTCAACGTCCGGTGCCCTGCTTTTATTACCTTCGGCGCCAGAAGCAACGGCGTCGCCGTTGGTGATAGCGGCGCCGTTAAGTATCAGCTCGTCCAGCGCTGCTCCGTCAGCGTCTGA
- the LOC130730804 gene encoding NDR1/HIN1-like protein 10: protein MGNDQQPLNGAYYGPAIPPSGQPRQSHHRGRSCFCCLFGVLWKILITLIVLVGLAVLIFYLIVQPRPFKFYVNEAKLTQFDYTNNTLRYNMALNFTARNPNKKLSIYYDKVEALAYYEDSRFASDDVITHLNSFRQYKKSSSPMSATFSGERVMLLDSDQLSELSKDKSAGVYDIFVRLNFRIRFRLGDLISGDYKPKVKCDLKVPFSNNATSTFFAVTKCDVDFWN from the coding sequence ATGGGCAATGACCAACAGCCGTTGAACGGCGCCTACTACGGCCCTGCCATTCCGCCGTCAGGGCAACCACGCCAAAGCCACCACCGCGGCAGAAGCTGTTTCTGCTGCCTCTTCGGCGTCTTATGGAAGATTCTCATAACACTAATCGTCCTTGTTGGCCTCGCAGTTCTCATCTTCTATCTCATAGTTCAACCCCGCCCCTTCAAATTCTACGTCAATGAAGCCAAATTAACTCAATTCGACTACACCAACAACACACTCCGCTACAACATGGCTCTCAACTTCACTGCACGCAACCCCAACAAGAAACTCAGCATCTACTACGACAAAGTGGAGGCTTTAGCATACTATGAGGATTCCAGGTTCGCCAGTGATGATGTCATCACCCACCTGAACTCATTCCGGCAGTACAAGAAGAGCAGCAGCCCCATGAGCGCCACATTCTCCGGCGAACGAGTGATGCTACTCGACAGTGATCAGCTTTCAGAATTAAGCAAAGACAAGAGTGCTGGTGTTTATGACATCTTTGTGAGGCTCAACTTCAGGATCAGGTTCAGGCTCGGGGATTTGATATCCGGCGACTACAAGCCTAAGGTCAAATGTGATCTCAAGGTTCCCTTCAGTAACAATGCGACCTCCACTTTCTTTGCGGTTACCAAGTGCGATGTTGATTTCTGGAACTGA